The following are encoded in a window of Bacillus sp. SORGH_AS_0510 genomic DNA:
- a CDS encoding TetR/AcrR family transcriptional regulator, which produces MGKDINKANEVNPKETYQIIIKTAERLFMEYGYRAVSTRQIADQCGITQPALYHHFKNKQTLYVAVIEHALHHTEKDLNRILTNFITFQDRLTQITTYMMVQFEMDMSQMFHDMQHEISAEDQTRVHQLWVKGFLLPIVTMINDGVSNAEIKKPEELHSTSTEMAFLILNMIKSLLEPSKIGRQSNNEQSMMVQHKAKLIVDIFLNGISR; this is translated from the coding sequence ATGGGTAAAGATATTAACAAAGCAAATGAAGTAAACCCTAAAGAAACATATCAAATCATTATCAAAACTGCTGAACGTTTATTCATGGAATATGGGTATCGTGCTGTATCTACTCGACAAATTGCTGACCAATGCGGCATTACTCAGCCTGCGCTTTACCATCACTTTAAAAACAAACAAACACTATATGTAGCAGTAATTGAGCATGCACTCCATCATACTGAAAAAGATTTAAATCGGATTCTAACTAATTTCATAACTTTTCAGGATAGGCTCACTCAAATTACCACCTATATGATGGTGCAATTTGAAATGGATATGTCCCAAATGTTCCATGATATGCAACATGAAATAAGCGCTGAAGATCAGACGCGAGTTCACCAATTATGGGTTAAGGGGTTTCTTCTACCTATAGTTACAATGATTAATGATGGTGTTTCTAACGCAGAAATAAAAAAACCGGAAGAGCTTCATTCCACTTCAACAGAGATGGCTTTTTTGATACTCAATATGATTAAATCCCTCCTTGAGCCCTCCAAGATCGGGCGTCAGTCTAACAATGAGCAATCCATGATGGTACAGCACAAAGCCAAACTTATTGTTGATATATTTTTAAACGGGATTAGTCGTTAA
- a CDS encoding MMPL family transporter, whose protein sequence is MEKKWIEKFGNTISGKKGRWIVLFAWLILATVLNVTLPQANSQKNEMAPNLAKDTWSEQANSVAEREFPSSSGTPALLTWYRSSGLTDNDISSIQKYTKDITENPVVSQDTVVPFYQFPLPVLKEQLSKDGTTLILPVTFKKGADKEKIAEGLEQLKEKSSSIFTTDPTKTKINDANNLVLRVTGPAGIAQDATELFSQGDLSLLFGTVAIVLVLLLLIYRSPILALIPLLGVGIAYGVISPILGGIGKAGWAVFDSQALSIMTVLLFGAGTDYCLFLISRFRSYLEVENDKRVAMIRSLKGSSGAIAMSGLTVVFSLLVLLLSRYGSIHRFAIPFSVSILIMMVASLTLIPALLSIFGRVSFFPLIPRTREMQEDRARKKGKTLKLKVKKEGFGLKLGNFIIKRPKLIMTATILFLGVFALFSTKIQYTYDTLSSFPKDMPSREGFNLISEHFNPGELAPVQVILQTDGKESSVKSELEKLSYVAHISEAKQGTMDENIISYNVEFNVNPYSNKAMDYIPDLRKKVEHIMKKDGVADPTKKVWIGGQTAEQYDTRLTTTDDAKVIIPIVIGIIALLLLVYLRSVTSMLYLILTVLLSYFSALGLGWAILHYLFDVDAIQGFIPLYSFVFIVALGEDYNIFMISSIWKKSKEMPLLQAIKEGVAESGAVITSAGLILAGTFAILTTLPIQVLVHFGTITAIGVLLDTFIVRPLLVPAITVLLGKWAFWPSKRNLLAVERNGEE, encoded by the coding sequence TTGGAGAAGAAATGGATAGAAAAATTCGGAAATACAATTAGCGGAAAAAAAGGAAGATGGATTGTCCTTTTTGCATGGCTTATCCTTGCAACTGTTTTGAATGTCACTCTTCCTCAAGCAAATTCACAAAAGAATGAAATGGCGCCAAATTTGGCTAAAGACACTTGGTCTGAACAGGCAAATTCAGTAGCTGAACGAGAATTTCCTTCCAGTTCAGGGACTCCTGCACTTTTAACCTGGTACCGTTCTTCAGGATTAACCGACAATGATATATCATCTATACAAAAATATACAAAGGATATAACCGAGAACCCAGTCGTTTCACAGGACACTGTGGTTCCGTTTTATCAATTCCCACTTCCCGTTTTAAAGGAACAGCTATCAAAAGACGGCACAACCCTAATTTTGCCCGTAACCTTTAAAAAAGGGGCCGACAAGGAAAAAATAGCGGAAGGATTAGAGCAGCTTAAAGAAAAATCCAGCTCTATTTTTACAACAGACCCAACTAAAACCAAAATAAATGACGCAAACAACTTAGTACTACGTGTTACAGGACCAGCAGGTATCGCGCAAGATGCAACTGAATTGTTTAGTCAAGGGGACCTTTCATTACTGTTTGGGACAGTTGCTATCGTTCTTGTACTCTTACTCTTGATTTACCGCTCCCCTATTTTAGCTCTAATACCTTTACTTGGCGTGGGAATTGCATACGGTGTAATTAGCCCCATTCTTGGGGGAATTGGAAAAGCAGGTTGGGCCGTCTTCGACTCACAGGCACTTTCCATTATGACCGTTCTTCTTTTTGGAGCCGGCACTGACTATTGTTTATTCCTTATTTCTAGATTTAGAAGTTATTTGGAAGTAGAAAATGATAAGCGAGTTGCTATGATTCGCTCATTGAAAGGGTCTTCCGGTGCCATTGCCATGAGCGGTCTTACAGTTGTATTTTCACTGTTAGTGTTATTGTTATCCAGATACGGTTCCATCCACCGGTTTGCTATTCCTTTTAGTGTATCCATCTTAATTATGATGGTGGCAAGTCTGACACTTATCCCTGCTTTATTAAGTATTTTTGGGAGAGTCTCCTTCTTCCCGCTGATTCCACGTACAAGGGAAATGCAGGAAGATCGTGCTCGAAAAAAAGGCAAAACATTAAAATTGAAGGTCAAGAAAGAGGGGTTCGGCTTAAAGCTTGGGAACTTTATTATTAAAAGACCAAAGCTGATAATGACGGCAACCATTCTTTTCCTTGGAGTATTTGCTTTGTTCTCTACTAAGATTCAATATACCTATGATACTTTATCATCTTTCCCAAAAGATATGCCATCAAGAGAAGGGTTCAACTTAATCTCTGAACACTTTAATCCCGGCGAACTCGCACCTGTTCAAGTAATTCTGCAAACTGATGGAAAAGAAAGTTCTGTAAAAAGTGAATTAGAAAAGTTGTCTTATGTGGCACATATATCTGAGGCAAAACAAGGTACGATGGATGAAAATATAATTAGCTACAATGTGGAATTTAACGTAAATCCATATTCAAATAAAGCAATGGATTATATCCCAGATCTCCGTAAAAAAGTTGAACACATAATGAAAAAAGACGGGGTGGCTGATCCTACAAAAAAAGTATGGATTGGCGGCCAAACTGCCGAACAGTATGATACAAGATTAACAACAACAGACGATGCAAAAGTCATTATTCCAATTGTTATTGGAATCATCGCATTACTTTTATTAGTCTACCTTCGGTCAGTGACAAGCATGCTTTATTTAATTCTAACAGTTCTCTTATCATATTTTAGTGCGCTTGGCCTAGGTTGGGCTATTCTACATTATTTGTTTGATGTAGATGCCATTCAAGGATTTATTCCGCTCTATTCTTTTGTATTTATTGTCGCATTAGGGGAAGATTACAACATCTTTATGATTTCTAGCATCTGGAAAAAGAGCAAAGAGATGCCCCTACTCCAAGCCATTAAAGAAGGGGTGGCTGAATCAGGAGCTGTTATTACTTCTGCAGGTCTAATCCTTGCGGGAACCTTTGCAATTTTAACCACTTTACCAATTCAAGTACTCGTACATTTTGGTACTATTACTGCAATAGGCGTTTTGTTAGATACATTTATTGTTCGGCCACTGCTCGTTCCAGCGATTACTGTCTTACTCGGAAAATGGGCATTCTGGCCTTCTAAACGAAACTTATTAGCGGTAGAACGAAACGGTGAAGAATAA